CCTGATCGCCCACGGCCAGTTTCGCTTCCGGTTTGCCGTCGCCCGCGGCCTCCTTCGCTTTCGGCTCGGCCGCGCCGGCCGCAAGAGAAAAAACGCACACCACACTGGCCAGAGTTCCAAGCAAGGTCGTCCACGGGCGGGTCATAAGGTTTTCCTTTGGGAGAGGAGGGAGGCGGGTCCAATACGCATCAATCTACATTGATCGGTCGTGCATGGCAAGCGCGACGAGCGGCGCACTAGCCCGCGTGCTCCCACGGCCCGGCCCGCGGAACGAGTACACCTGGAGTCTTCCCTGCCATCGGCTCTTGAGCCAAGTGCGGATGAATCGCCGCAGCGGAGGCACGAGCAGCAGCACGCCGACGACGTCGGTCAAGACGCCGGGCGTGATGAGCAACAATCCGGCAATCAAGATCAGCAGCCCGTCTTGGATGGAGTCGGTCGGCATCTGGCCACGGGCCAGCTCGTCTCGGATGCGGCGCCATGCCCGCCAGCCCTGGGAACGGATCAACCAGGCCCCCAATACGCCGGTGCCGATGACGAACAGCATCGTCAGTCGCCAATCGGTGTGGGCGCTCAGCCA
This genomic stretch from Pirellulales bacterium harbors:
- a CDS encoding FxsA family protein translates to MLFRLLLLFTLLPLVELTLLVWLSAHTDWRLTMLFVIGTGVLGAWLIRSQGWRAWRRIRDELARGQMPTDSIQDGLLILIAGLLLITPGVLTDVVGVLLLVPPLRRFIRTWLKSRWQGRLQVYSFRGPGRGSTRASAPLVALAMHDRSM